In Dermacentor silvarum isolate Dsil-2018 chromosome 2, BIME_Dsil_1.4, whole genome shotgun sequence, the following proteins share a genomic window:
- the LOC119443024 gene encoding transmembrane protease serine 11D isoform X1 yields the protein MATMESTTERPSVQTTKTVSVEKTTTQSITESPSTQVTEAVSGEMATMESTTERPSVQMTKTVSVEKTTTQSTTESPSVQVTEAVSGEMTTMESTTARPSVQTPTQSATERPSAQVTKSVNDEVSTMTITTKRPSVQVTKAVSGEVTTMTSTTEDSGIIVDVVVVTSSKPATPTTPPPDNLAAIVEGAVVVPQGSPVVEGGASVVIEVVPIVNANATAGQGSVAIDTHSTFKPSSEKGRKPKRARTRLKKQFTNTYMRPYVVKHCGIPHERMRRIVGGKVTTLERYPWTVGIWMKYGERPYCGGVIVSWLFVLTAGHCTRNKVAHDLRVSFGLSEIDPDRVLTEQQDHLVNVAAIHQNPLFKDIVHGDDISILKMSKPLQIGGYPVTPICIPEATSTNITTNDIVGTDGVVAGWGRTKYGGESSKQLREVWLPIVSNNACSEIFKDILKIRDEMICAGDINGTKDACQGDSGGALMWRSKADDRWYTLGVVSFGVKCAEPGYYGTYTRVQSYLNWICEVTDGLLCFGSSSYKPVILPSKSMREKKDDSTSP from the exons ATGGCTACCATGGAAAGCACTACTGAACGCCCGAGCGTCCAGACGACCAAGACGGTCAGCGTCGAAAAGACCACCACGCAGAGCATCACTGAAAGTCCAAGCACGCAGGTGACCGAAGCAGTCAGCGGTGAAATGGCTACCATGGAAAGCACTACTGAACGCCCGAGTGTCCAAATGACTAagacggtcagcgtcgagaagaCCACCACGCAGAGCACCACTGAAAGTCCAAGCGTGCAGGTGACCGAAGCAGTCAGCGGTGAAATGACTACCATGGAAAGCACTACTGCACGCCCGAGCGTTCAGACCCCCACGCAGAGCGCCACTGAACGTCCAAGTGCGCAGGTAACCAAGTCGGTCAACGACGAGGTGAGCACTATGACGATCACCACGAAACGCCCTAGCGTCCAGGTGACAAAGGCAGTCAGTGGCGAGGTGACCACCATGACGAGTACAACTGAAGACTCAGGCATCATCGTCGACGTCGTCGTGGTGACCAGCTCGAAGCCAGCGACGCCCACTACCCCACCTCCGGATAATCTTGCCGCTATTGTGGAAGGAGCCGTCGTGGTTCCACAGGGCAGCCCAGTCGTGGAAGGCGGAGCCAGCGTTGTCATTGAAGTGGTTCCTATCGTAAATGCTAACGCTACTGCTGGGCAAGGCAGCGTGGCTATTGACACGCACTCTACCTTTAAACCAAGCTCAGAGAAAGGCAGAAAGCCGAAAAGAGCACGTACTCGCCTCAAGAAGCAGTTTACAAACACCTACATGCGCCCTTACGTTGTCAAGCACTGCGGTATACCCCATGAACGAATGCGGCGAATTGTAGGAGGCAAAGTCACGACGCTTGAGCGTTATCCATGGACG GTCGGCATTTGGATGAAGTACGGAGAACGGCCATACTGCGGTGGAGTCATCGTATCCTGGCTCTTCGTCTTAACGGCCGGCCACTGCACACGCAA CAAGGTGGCACACGACCTCCGCGTTAGCTTCGGGTTGAGCGAGATCGATCCCGACCGCGTGTTGACTGAACAGCAAGACCACCTGGTCAACGTGGCGGCCATCCACCAGAACCCGCTGTTCAAAGACATCGTCCACGGCGACGACATATCTATACTGAAAATGAGCAAGCCGTTGCAGATTGGCGGCTACCCAGTTACGCCCATTTGCATACCGGAAGCCACAAGCACAAATATCACGACAAATGACATCGTTGGTACTGACGGTGTCGTCGCCGGCTGGGGACGAACCAAATACG GTGGTGAGAGCAGTAAGCAGCTTCGGGAAGTATGGTTGCCTATTGTGTCCAACAACGCATGTTCGGAAATATTCAAGGACATACTTAAGATTCGGGACGAGATGATCTGCGCTGGTGACATCAATGGCACAAAGGACGCCTGTCAG GGTGACTCCGGAGGCGCGCTCATGTGGCGGTCCAAGGCTGATGATCGCTGGTACACGTTGGGCGTCGTGTCGTTCGGCGTGAAATGTGCCGAGCCCGGATACTATGGTACTTACACTCGCGTGCAGAGCTACTTGAACTGGATCTGCGAAGTCACTGACGGCCTGCTCTGCTTCGGCTCGTCCTCCTACAAGCCCGTGATTTTGCCATCGAAGAGCATGAGAGAGAAAAAGGACGACTCCACGTCTCCGTGA
- the LOC119443024 gene encoding clotting factor G beta subunit isoform X2, with amino-acid sequence MATMESTTERPSVQTTKTVSVEKTTTQSITESPSTQVTEAVSGEMTTMESTTARPSVQTPTQSATERPSAQVTKSVNDEVSTMTITTKRPSVQVTKAVSGEVTTMTSTTEDSGIIVDVVVVTSSKPATPTTPPPDNLAAIVEGAVVVPQGSPVVEGGASVVIEVVPIVNANATAGQGSVAIDTHSTFKPSSEKGRKPKRARTRLKKQFTNTYMRPYVVKHCGIPHERMRRIVGGKVTTLERYPWTVGIWMKYGERPYCGGVIVSWLFVLTAGHCTRNKVAHDLRVSFGLSEIDPDRVLTEQQDHLVNVAAIHQNPLFKDIVHGDDISILKMSKPLQIGGYPVTPICIPEATSTNITTNDIVGTDGVVAGWGRTKYGGESSKQLREVWLPIVSNNACSEIFKDILKIRDEMICAGDINGTKDACQGDSGGALMWRSKADDRWYTLGVVSFGVKCAEPGYYGTYTRVQSYLNWICEVTDGLLCFGSSSYKPVILPSKSMREKKDDSTSP; translated from the exons ATGGCTACCATGGAAAGCACTACTGAACGCCCGAGCGTCCAGACGACCAAGACGGTCAGCGTCGAAAAGACCACCACGCAGAGCATCACTGAAAGTCCAAGCACGCAG GTGACCGAAGCAGTCAGCGGTGAAATGACTACCATGGAAAGCACTACTGCACGCCCGAGCGTTCAGACCCCCACGCAGAGCGCCACTGAACGTCCAAGTGCGCAGGTAACCAAGTCGGTCAACGACGAGGTGAGCACTATGACGATCACCACGAAACGCCCTAGCGTCCAGGTGACAAAGGCAGTCAGTGGCGAGGTGACCACCATGACGAGTACAACTGAAGACTCAGGCATCATCGTCGACGTCGTCGTGGTGACCAGCTCGAAGCCAGCGACGCCCACTACCCCACCTCCGGATAATCTTGCCGCTATTGTGGAAGGAGCCGTCGTGGTTCCACAGGGCAGCCCAGTCGTGGAAGGCGGAGCCAGCGTTGTCATTGAAGTGGTTCCTATCGTAAATGCTAACGCTACTGCTGGGCAAGGCAGCGTGGCTATTGACACGCACTCTACCTTTAAACCAAGCTCAGAGAAAGGCAGAAAGCCGAAAAGAGCACGTACTCGCCTCAAGAAGCAGTTTACAAACACCTACATGCGCCCTTACGTTGTCAAGCACTGCGGTATACCCCATGAACGAATGCGGCGAATTGTAGGAGGCAAAGTCACGACGCTTGAGCGTTATCCATGGACG GTCGGCATTTGGATGAAGTACGGAGAACGGCCATACTGCGGTGGAGTCATCGTATCCTGGCTCTTCGTCTTAACGGCCGGCCACTGCACACGCAA CAAGGTGGCACACGACCTCCGCGTTAGCTTCGGGTTGAGCGAGATCGATCCCGACCGCGTGTTGACTGAACAGCAAGACCACCTGGTCAACGTGGCGGCCATCCACCAGAACCCGCTGTTCAAAGACATCGTCCACGGCGACGACATATCTATACTGAAAATGAGCAAGCCGTTGCAGATTGGCGGCTACCCAGTTACGCCCATTTGCATACCGGAAGCCACAAGCACAAATATCACGACAAATGACATCGTTGGTACTGACGGTGTCGTCGCCGGCTGGGGACGAACCAAATACG GTGGTGAGAGCAGTAAGCAGCTTCGGGAAGTATGGTTGCCTATTGTGTCCAACAACGCATGTTCGGAAATATTCAAGGACATACTTAAGATTCGGGACGAGATGATCTGCGCTGGTGACATCAATGGCACAAAGGACGCCTGTCAG GGTGACTCCGGAGGCGCGCTCATGTGGCGGTCCAAGGCTGATGATCGCTGGTACACGTTGGGCGTCGTGTCGTTCGGCGTGAAATGTGCCGAGCCCGGATACTATGGTACTTACACTCGCGTGCAGAGCTACTTGAACTGGATCTGCGAAGTCACTGACGGCCTGCTCTGCTTCGGCTCGTCCTCCTACAAGCCCGTGATTTTGCCATCGAAGAGCATGAGAGAGAAAAAGGACGACTCCACGTCTCCGTGA
- the LOC119443024 gene encoding clotting factor G beta subunit isoform X3 → MTTMESTTARPSVQTPTQSATERPSAQVTKSVNDEVSTMTITTKRPSVQVTKAVSGEVTTMTSTTEDSGIIVDVVVVTSSKPATPTTPPPDNLAAIVEGAVVVPQGSPVVEGGASVVIEVVPIVNANATAGQGSVAIDTHSTFKPSSEKGRKPKRARTRLKKQFTNTYMRPYVVKHCGIPHERMRRIVGGKVTTLERYPWTVGIWMKYGERPYCGGVIVSWLFVLTAGHCTRNKVAHDLRVSFGLSEIDPDRVLTEQQDHLVNVAAIHQNPLFKDIVHGDDISILKMSKPLQIGGYPVTPICIPEATSTNITTNDIVGTDGVVAGWGRTKYGGESSKQLREVWLPIVSNNACSEIFKDILKIRDEMICAGDINGTKDACQGDSGGALMWRSKADDRWYTLGVVSFGVKCAEPGYYGTYTRVQSYLNWICEVTDGLLCFGSSSYKPVILPSKSMREKKDDSTSP, encoded by the exons ATGACTACCATGGAAAGCACTACTGCACGCCCGAGCGTTCAGACCCCCACGCAGAGCGCCACTGAACGTCCAAGTGCGCAGGTAACCAAGTCGGTCAACGACGAGGTGAGCACTATGACGATCACCACGAAACGCCCTAGCGTCCAGGTGACAAAGGCAGTCAGTGGCGAGGTGACCACCATGACGAGTACAACTGAAGACTCAGGCATCATCGTCGACGTCGTCGTGGTGACCAGCTCGAAGCCAGCGACGCCCACTACCCCACCTCCGGATAATCTTGCCGCTATTGTGGAAGGAGCCGTCGTGGTTCCACAGGGCAGCCCAGTCGTGGAAGGCGGAGCCAGCGTTGTCATTGAAGTGGTTCCTATCGTAAATGCTAACGCTACTGCTGGGCAAGGCAGCGTGGCTATTGACACGCACTCTACCTTTAAACCAAGCTCAGAGAAAGGCAGAAAGCCGAAAAGAGCACGTACTCGCCTCAAGAAGCAGTTTACAAACACCTACATGCGCCCTTACGTTGTCAAGCACTGCGGTATACCCCATGAACGAATGCGGCGAATTGTAGGAGGCAAAGTCACGACGCTTGAGCGTTATCCATGGACG GTCGGCATTTGGATGAAGTACGGAGAACGGCCATACTGCGGTGGAGTCATCGTATCCTGGCTCTTCGTCTTAACGGCCGGCCACTGCACACGCAA CAAGGTGGCACACGACCTCCGCGTTAGCTTCGGGTTGAGCGAGATCGATCCCGACCGCGTGTTGACTGAACAGCAAGACCACCTGGTCAACGTGGCGGCCATCCACCAGAACCCGCTGTTCAAAGACATCGTCCACGGCGACGACATATCTATACTGAAAATGAGCAAGCCGTTGCAGATTGGCGGCTACCCAGTTACGCCCATTTGCATACCGGAAGCCACAAGCACAAATATCACGACAAATGACATCGTTGGTACTGACGGTGTCGTCGCCGGCTGGGGACGAACCAAATACG GTGGTGAGAGCAGTAAGCAGCTTCGGGAAGTATGGTTGCCTATTGTGTCCAACAACGCATGTTCGGAAATATTCAAGGACATACTTAAGATTCGGGACGAGATGATCTGCGCTGGTGACATCAATGGCACAAAGGACGCCTGTCAG GGTGACTCCGGAGGCGCGCTCATGTGGCGGTCCAAGGCTGATGATCGCTGGTACACGTTGGGCGTCGTGTCGTTCGGCGTGAAATGTGCCGAGCCCGGATACTATGGTACTTACACTCGCGTGCAGAGCTACTTGAACTGGATCTGCGAAGTCACTGACGGCCTGCTCTGCTTCGGCTCGTCCTCCTACAAGCCCGTGATTTTGCCATCGAAGAGCATGAGAGAGAAAAAGGACGACTCCACGTCTCCGTGA
- the LOC119443024 gene encoding venom protease isoform X4 encodes MRLLSYILRYKLVGIWMKYGERPYCGGVIVSWLFVLTAGHCTRNKVAHDLRVSFGLSEIDPDRVLTEQQDHLVNVAAIHQNPLFKDIVHGDDISILKMSKPLQIGGYPVTPICIPEATSTNITTNDIVGTDGVVAGWGRTKYGGESSKQLREVWLPIVSNNACSEIFKDILKIRDEMICAGDINGTKDACQGDSGGALMWRSKADDRWYTLGVVSFGVKCAEPGYYGTYTRVQSYLNWICEVTDGLLCFGSSSYKPVILPSKSMREKKDDSTSP; translated from the exons GTCGGCATTTGGATGAAGTACGGAGAACGGCCATACTGCGGTGGAGTCATCGTATCCTGGCTCTTCGTCTTAACGGCCGGCCACTGCACACGCAA CAAGGTGGCACACGACCTCCGCGTTAGCTTCGGGTTGAGCGAGATCGATCCCGACCGCGTGTTGACTGAACAGCAAGACCACCTGGTCAACGTGGCGGCCATCCACCAGAACCCGCTGTTCAAAGACATCGTCCACGGCGACGACATATCTATACTGAAAATGAGCAAGCCGTTGCAGATTGGCGGCTACCCAGTTACGCCCATTTGCATACCGGAAGCCACAAGCACAAATATCACGACAAATGACATCGTTGGTACTGACGGTGTCGTCGCCGGCTGGGGACGAACCAAATACG GTGGTGAGAGCAGTAAGCAGCTTCGGGAAGTATGGTTGCCTATTGTGTCCAACAACGCATGTTCGGAAATATTCAAGGACATACTTAAGATTCGGGACGAGATGATCTGCGCTGGTGACATCAATGGCACAAAGGACGCCTGTCAG GGTGACTCCGGAGGCGCGCTCATGTGGCGGTCCAAGGCTGATGATCGCTGGTACACGTTGGGCGTCGTGTCGTTCGGCGTGAAATGTGCCGAGCCCGGATACTATGGTACTTACACTCGCGTGCAGAGCTACTTGAACTGGATCTGCGAAGTCACTGACGGCCTGCTCTGCTTCGGCTCGTCCTCCTACAAGCCCGTGATTTTGCCATCGAAGAGCATGAGAGAGAAAAAGGACGACTCCACGTCTCCGTGA